The Prochlorococcus sp. MIT 0801 genomic sequence TTAGAAGATGTCGAACTTAATAAATTAATTACAGAAACATCAAGAGAAGCTGTTGGCTCAATGGTTAGATCTCTAACAGGAAGAGATGGGAGAGTAAATATGAAGAAGAATATCTGGACACTAATTGTTGAGTTCTTAAGAGGAATTGGTTTCTCAATCCCATCTCCATGGCAAGCATCGGCTAAGAAAGCAGGTTTTGAAAATGTAAATGCAGCTGCACTAGATAAGGTCTTTGACTATTTGAGATTTTGCTTAGAGCAAATATGTGCTGATAAAGAGATGGAGAGCCTTTTAAAAGCTCTAGATGGAGATTATGTGATCCCCGGTCCCGGTGGAGATCCTATTAGGAACCCAGGAGTATTACCAAGTGGCAAAAATATTCATGCATTAGATCCCCAATCGATACCAACCGTTGCTGCTGTGGCTTCAGCTAAAGGTGTAGTTGACAAGCTTATTGAGAGGCAGAAAGAGGAGCAAGGTACATGGCCAGAGACTATTGCTTGCGTACTTTGGGGTACTGATAACATCAAAACTTATGGTGAATCATTAGCTCAAATCCTTTGGTTTGTTGGAGTAAAGCCAAAACCAGATTCTGTAGGAAGAGTAAACAAATTAGAACTCCTTTCCCTTGAGGAACTAGGAAGACCAAGAATTGATGTAGTCGTTAACTGCTCGGGTGTTTTTAGGGATTTGTTTATTAATCAAATGGCATTAATTGACCAAGCAGTAAAAATGGCTGCAGAAGCAGATGAACCTCTAGATCAAAATTTCGTAAGAAAACATGTGTTAGAGCAGGCAGAAAAAGAGGGTAAAAGTATTAGGGAATCCGCAAGCAGAGTGTTCTCAAATGCAAGTGGAAGTTATAGCTCAAATGTCAATTTGGCTGTAGAGAATTCAACATGGGAAGAAGAAAATGAATTGCAAGAAATGTACCTTTCAAGAAAAACTTTTGCTTTTAATGCAGATAATCCAGGTGAAATGAATCAGAACAGAGACGTTTTTGAATCAGTCATGAAAACTGCTGATGTTACCTTCCAAAATCTTGATTCTTCGGAAATTTCATTGACAGACGTAAGTCATTACTTTGACTCCGATCCAACAAATTTAATTAAGAATCTGAGAGATGATGGTAAAGCGCCTAGTAGTTACATAGCCGACACAACTACAGCAAATGCTCAGGTCAGATCATTAAGTGAAACCATTAGATTAGATTCAAGAACAAAATTACTTAACCCAAAATGGTATGAAGGAATGCTCAAGTCAGGATATGAAGGAGTAAGGGAAGTCTCAAATAGACTAAATTACACATTAGGATGGAGTGCAACTAGTGGGCAAGTTGATAATTTTGTATATGAAGAGTCAAATGAAACTTTTATAAATGATCCAGAGATGAGGAAAAGATTAATGGAATTAAATCCTCATAGTTTTAGAAGAATAGTTGGTACATTATTAGAAGTTAATGGGAGAGGATATTGGGAAACATCTGAGGAAAATATTGAACAATTAAAAGAACTTTATCAAGAAGTAGAAGATAGAATCGAAGGAGTTAATACAGAAGATTAAGAATATTTTAAATAATTGACTTAGTCATTATTACAACTTGAGAAATCTCTTTAATATCATGAACTCTTAGAATATCAACACCAGAACTCACACATCTAGATGCTACGGCAGCCATCCCAAAGATTCTTTTATTTGGGTCAGTTTCATTAATAACTGAACCAATAAATCTTTTTCTTGAAGCACCTATCAATACTGGATAATTCATAGAAACAAATTCTTCTAAATTTCTCAGCAAAGTTAAGTTTTGATCGACATTCTTTGCAAATCCTATTCCAGGATCAATAATAATTTGCTCGTCTTTAATGCCTTTGGATAGCGCTAAATCAATTTGATTGGATAATTCATTTTTTACATCTTTTACAACATTTGTATATACAGCTAAAGAATCCATTGTCTTACTATTTCCACGACTATGAGTCAAAACATAAGGAGAACCATTATTAGCGATAACATTATAGATTTCAGGATCATGTCGACCACCACTAACATCATTAACCAAATCGGCACCAATATTTAATACTTTCTCTGCAACAGAATGATGAAAGGTGTCTACAGAAATTGGAATCTGTGGATGTAATAACTTTAGTTCTTTTATTAATGGAACTAATCTTTTAATCTCAGTTTCAGGACCTACCTCAGATGCGCCAGGTCGTGTGCTCTGTGCTCCAATATCTAGAATATGTGCTCCTTGATTAATACATAATGATGCATGATTAATTGCAGCGGGTAAGTCTATGTAAAGTCCTCCATCACTAAAAGAATCTTCAGTGATGTTTACTATTGCCATTAATTGGATTTCTTGTTTCCAATGCTTAGGCGGGAAATTATTAGATTTTTTCGTAGTTAGCAATTCTGGCAAAATTTGTAGGATCTAGAGAGGCTCCACCTACTAGTACTCCATCAATATCTGACATAGACATTATTTCATCAATATTATTTGATTTTACTGATCCACCATATTGAATAATCACGTCTTCGTAACCAATCCACTTACGAATAAGTCCACAAATTCGATTAGCCTCATTGGCTTCACAAGTTTTACCAGTTCCAATAGCCCAGATTGGTTCATAAGCAACTATTAGTCTTTTTACCTCAATTCCTTCAAGACCTTGTTCAATTTGTCTTCGTATAACCCTTTCTGCTTCACCCATTTCTCTTTGTTGAAAAGTTTCTCCAACACAAACAATTGGAATTAACTGATGATCCTGAGCGGATTTTGCTCTTTTATTAATTTGTTCATCACTTTCACTGAAATATTTACGAGGTTCACTGTGTCCAACGATTGCACACTTAACCGAAAGCTCATTAAGCATAATGGGAGAAACTTCGGCCGTATAGGCCCCACTATCCTCCCAATGAACATTTTGGCTAGATAAGGTTAGATATTCACTTG encodes the following:
- the folP gene encoding dihydropteroate synthase, which encodes MPELLTTKKSNNFPPKHWKQEIQLMAIVNITEDSFSDGGLYIDLPAAINHASLCINQGAHILDIGAQSTRPGASEVGPETEIKRLVPLIKELKLLHPQIPISVDTFHHSVAEKVLNIGADLVNDVSGGRHDPEIYNVIANNGSPYVLTHSRGNSKTMDSLAVYTNVVKDVKNELSNQIDLALSKGIKDEQIIIDPGIGFAKNVDQNLTLLRNLEEFVSMNYPVLIGASRKRFIGSVINETDPNKRIFGMAAVASRCVSSGVDILRVHDIKEISQVVIMTKSII
- the tpiA gene encoding triose-phosphate isomerase — protein: MRKPVIAGNWKMNMTCTEAIEYMRVLIPLLKDIPKKDREVVIAPPFTALYPLSEFMRDTSEYLTLSSQNVHWEDSGAYTAEVSPIMLNELSVKCAIVGHSEPRKYFSESDEQINKRAKSAQDHQLIPIVCVGETFQQREMGEAERVIRRQIEQGLEGIEVKRLIVAYEPIWAIGTGKTCEANEANRICGLIRKWIGYEDVIIQYGGSVKSNNIDEIMSMSDIDGVLVGGASLDPTNFARIANYEKI